A single genomic interval of Pomacea canaliculata isolate SZHN2017 linkage group LG5, ASM307304v1, whole genome shotgun sequence harbors:
- the LOC112563754 gene encoding elongator complex protein 2-like isoform X2, which translates to MVCDAKNQNIMVVTVCTCYVSSGCNRVPHCADWGKNNLICYGSCNNVAIYQPEVETLQNADTVRGGGGTLYMLTSHTDRVNSTRWIPSPHCTLYPEIELVSCSVDMTAIVWHYKDQTHWEKHAVLSGHQGSVTVSAAVYIGSRSKEFSKESELLVATASSDSTVRLWQRKPFCEDIFAVQTLFFGTGFVLDLSLLMIPATQVPILACGADDHKVHLYVRQGEQFMPVIKLAGHEDWVRGLDMTVDDIGDILLASCAQDHLIRIWRFSQRSLDTVTGPGPVSITNLVPEEDIKMKEKTFSFHSDGEQKYYAVILESVLSGHEGWIYSIHWQRPQCLDEKWLQPMGLLSASMDKTMIIWQPEAEGGMWVEKVRVGEVGGNTLGFYGGLFSPSGESILAHGYHGALHQWILNKTLNSWEPAVTGGGHFASVQDLDWEKVAGRFVLTTSLDQTTRLHAPWVHNGKYRGWYEIARPQIHGYDMQCLTSIKQFMFASSGDEKVIRIFQAPRNFIQNLCNICGLDEINELSQEETSSLPEGASVPALGLSNKAIFDVGYTAAEDNRLIPAQQNEQYPDVYFSPVALKTPPSEEHLLQNTLWPEIHKLYGHGYEVFAMASNPAGTLLASSCKAAKAEHAKILLWDTSMWRTVGCLEGSTLTVTQMAFSPSGQFLLAVSRDRTWSLYKCADSAFSRISFVDKRTTLHSRIIWSCAWSFDEHYFFTASRDKKVLVWCLKDVCERQPPKPADSIEMNDSVTAIDVAKVMLCGDRYLIATGLDQGTISLHTWTDSSSWTFILALETR; encoded by the exons ATGGTTTGCGATGCCAAGAACCAAAACATCATGGTGGTCACCGTCTGCACGTGTTATGTCAGTTCAGGCTGCAATCGTGTGCCTCACTGTGCAGACTGGGGCAAAAATAATCTGATATGTTACGGATCCTGCAATAATGTCGCAATCTATCAGCCAGAG GTGGAGACATTGCAGAACGCAGACACTGttcgaggaggaggaggtacaCTGTATATGCTGACCTCACACACTGATAGAGTGAACAGTACAAGATGGATTCCTTCTCCCCACTGCACacttt ATCCTGAAATCGAGCTTGTCTCTTGCTCTGTTGACATGACAGCAATTGTATGGCACTATAAAGATCAAACT cACTGGGAAAAACATGCTGTGTTATCTGGGCATCAAGGGTCAGTTACTGTGTCTGCAGCTGTGTATATTGGAAGCAGGTCTaaagaattttcaaaagaatCAGAACTTCTAGTAGCAACAGCATCTTCTGATTCCACTGTGAGGTTATGGCAAAGGAAACCATTCTGTGAAG ATATATTTGCTGTTCAGACACTGTTCTTTGGCACTGGCTTTGTCCTGGATCTTTCATTGCTGATGATTCCAGCCACACAAG TGCCTATCCTTGCTTGTGGAGCAGATGACCACAAAGTGCACCTCTATGTGCGCCAAGGTGAGCAG TTCATGCCTGTCATAAAGTTAGCAGGTCATGAAGACTGGGTGAGGGGACTGGACATGACTGTAGATG ATATAGGTGATATTCTGCTGGCAAGTTGTGCTCAGGATCACTTGATTCGCATCTGGAGATTTTCACAGCGATCCCTGGACACAGTGACTGGTCCTGGTCCAGTCTCGATCACCAATCTTGTTCCAGAGGAAGACATTAAAATGAAGgagaagacattttcttttcattcag ATGGTGAACAGAAGTATTATGCAGTCATTCTTGAATCAGTGCTGAGTGGACATGAAGGCTGGATCTACAGCATACACTGGCAAAGGCCGCAGTGTTTAG ATGAGAAGTGGCTTCAGCCAATGGGCTTGCTGTCTGCATCAATGGACAAAACAATGATAATCTGGCAGCCTGAAGCAGAGGGAGGCATGTGGGTAGAAAAG gTACGTGTTGGAGAAGTTGGAGGTAACACACTTGGATTTTATGGAGGTCTTTTCAGTCCAAGTGGCGAATCTATTTTAGCTCATGGCTATCATGGAGCTCTGCATCAATGGATTTTAAACAAA ACGCTTAATTCTTGGGAGCCAGCAGTTACTGGCGGGGGTCATTTTGCCAGTGTTCAAGACCTGGACTGGGAAAAAGTAGCAGGCAGATTTGTGTTGACCACAAGCTTGGACCAGACAACCCGCCTACATGCTCCCTGGGTCCACAATGGCAAATAT cGAGGATGGTATGAGATTGCACGGCCACAGATTCATGGCTATGACATGCAGTGCCTGACATCTATTAAACAATTCATGTTTGCATCTTCTGGTGATGAGAAAGTGATCAGAATTTTCCAAGCACCACGAAACTTCATTCAGAATCTGTGCAACATCTGTGGTTTGGATGAAATAAATGAACTGTCTCAAGAG GAAACTAGCAGCTTGCCAGAGGGTGCTAGTGTTCCAGCCCTTGGCTTGTCAAATAAAGCAATATTTGATGTAGGTTATACCGCAGCGGAGGATAACAGACTGATTCCAGCACAGCAAAATGAGCAGTATCCTGATGTCTACTTTTCCCCTGTTGCACTAAAAA CTCCTCCAAGTGAAGAACACTTACTACAAAACACACTCTGGCCAGAAATCCACAAACTCTATGGGCATGGTTATGAGGTGTTTGCAATGGCATCAAATCCTGCAGGAACCTTGCTGGCTTCATCCTGTAAG GCAGCCAAAGCAGAACATGCAAAAATCCTGTTGTGGGATACTAGCATGTGGCGCACAGTTGGTTGTCTAGAGGGCAGCACTCTAACAGTCACACAAATGGCATTTTCCCCATCAGGACAGTTTTTGCTGGCCGTATCTCGTGATAGGACGTGGTCACTCTATAAATGTGCAG ATAGCGCATTTTCTCGGATCAGTTTTGTCGACAAACGAACAACACTGCACTCACGCATTATCTGGAGCTGTGCATGGAGTTTTGATGAGCATTACTTCTTCACTGCGTCAAGAGATAAAAAG GTTCTAGTCTGGTGTTTGAAGGATGTCTGTGAAAGACAGCCACCTAAGCCTGCTGACTCAATTGAAATGAACGATTCAGTAACAGCCATTGATGTGGCAAAGGTTATGCTCTGTGGTGACAG GTACCTTATAGCAACAGGACTGGACCAAGGTACTATTAGCCTTCACACATGGACAGATTCCAGTTCATGGACATTCATTTTGGCATTGGAAACAAGGTGA
- the LOC112563754 gene encoding elongator complex protein 2-like isoform X1, translated as MVCDAKNQNIMVVTVCTCYVSSGCNRVPHCADWGKNNLICYGSCNNVAIYQPEVETLQNADTVRGGGGTLYMLTSHTDRVNSTRWIPSPHCTLYPEIELVSCSVDMTAIVWHYKDQTHWEKHAVLSGHQGSVTVSAAVYIGSRSKEFSKESELLVATASSDSTVRLWQRKPFCEDIFAVQTLFFGTGFVLDLSLLMIPATQVPILACGADDHKVHLYVRQGEQFMPVIKLAGHEDWVRGLDMTVDDIGDILLASCAQDHLIRIWRFSQRSLDTVTGPGPVSITNLVPEEDIKMKEKTFSFHSDGEQKYYAVILESVLSGHEGWIYSIHWQRPQCLDEKWLQPMGLLSASMDKTMIIWQPEAEGGMWVEKVRVGEVGGNTLGFYGGLFSPSGESILAHGYHGALHQWILNKTLNSWEPAVTGGGHFASVQDLDWEKVAGRFVLTTSLDQTTRLHAPWVHNGKYRGWYEIARPQIHGYDMQCLTSIKQFMFASSGDEKVIRIFQAPRNFIQNLCNICGLDEINELSQEETSSLPEGASVPALGLSNKAIFDVGYTAAEDNRLIPAQQNEQYPDVYFSPVALKTPPSEEHLLQNTLWPEIHKLYGHGYEVFAMASNPAGTLLASSCKAAKAEHAKILLWDTSMWRTVGCLEGSTLTVTQMAFSPSGQFLLAVSRDRTWSLYKCADSAFSRISFVDKRTTLHSRIIWSCAWSFDEHYFFTASRDKKVLVWCLKDVCERQPPKPADSIEMNDSVTAIDVAKVMLCGDRYLIATGLDQGTISLHTWTDSSSWTFILALETSQGHQLSVKRLKFRPVLGLAGEQQTTKDAKSWLQLASCGADHCLKIHNIYLADL; from the exons ATGGTTTGCGATGCCAAGAACCAAAACATCATGGTGGTCACCGTCTGCACGTGTTATGTCAGTTCAGGCTGCAATCGTGTGCCTCACTGTGCAGACTGGGGCAAAAATAATCTGATATGTTACGGATCCTGCAATAATGTCGCAATCTATCAGCCAGAG GTGGAGACATTGCAGAACGCAGACACTGttcgaggaggaggaggtacaCTGTATATGCTGACCTCACACACTGATAGAGTGAACAGTACAAGATGGATTCCTTCTCCCCACTGCACacttt ATCCTGAAATCGAGCTTGTCTCTTGCTCTGTTGACATGACAGCAATTGTATGGCACTATAAAGATCAAACT cACTGGGAAAAACATGCTGTGTTATCTGGGCATCAAGGGTCAGTTACTGTGTCTGCAGCTGTGTATATTGGAAGCAGGTCTaaagaattttcaaaagaatCAGAACTTCTAGTAGCAACAGCATCTTCTGATTCCACTGTGAGGTTATGGCAAAGGAAACCATTCTGTGAAG ATATATTTGCTGTTCAGACACTGTTCTTTGGCACTGGCTTTGTCCTGGATCTTTCATTGCTGATGATTCCAGCCACACAAG TGCCTATCCTTGCTTGTGGAGCAGATGACCACAAAGTGCACCTCTATGTGCGCCAAGGTGAGCAG TTCATGCCTGTCATAAAGTTAGCAGGTCATGAAGACTGGGTGAGGGGACTGGACATGACTGTAGATG ATATAGGTGATATTCTGCTGGCAAGTTGTGCTCAGGATCACTTGATTCGCATCTGGAGATTTTCACAGCGATCCCTGGACACAGTGACTGGTCCTGGTCCAGTCTCGATCACCAATCTTGTTCCAGAGGAAGACATTAAAATGAAGgagaagacattttcttttcattcag ATGGTGAACAGAAGTATTATGCAGTCATTCTTGAATCAGTGCTGAGTGGACATGAAGGCTGGATCTACAGCATACACTGGCAAAGGCCGCAGTGTTTAG ATGAGAAGTGGCTTCAGCCAATGGGCTTGCTGTCTGCATCAATGGACAAAACAATGATAATCTGGCAGCCTGAAGCAGAGGGAGGCATGTGGGTAGAAAAG gTACGTGTTGGAGAAGTTGGAGGTAACACACTTGGATTTTATGGAGGTCTTTTCAGTCCAAGTGGCGAATCTATTTTAGCTCATGGCTATCATGGAGCTCTGCATCAATGGATTTTAAACAAA ACGCTTAATTCTTGGGAGCCAGCAGTTACTGGCGGGGGTCATTTTGCCAGTGTTCAAGACCTGGACTGGGAAAAAGTAGCAGGCAGATTTGTGTTGACCACAAGCTTGGACCAGACAACCCGCCTACATGCTCCCTGGGTCCACAATGGCAAATAT cGAGGATGGTATGAGATTGCACGGCCACAGATTCATGGCTATGACATGCAGTGCCTGACATCTATTAAACAATTCATGTTTGCATCTTCTGGTGATGAGAAAGTGATCAGAATTTTCCAAGCACCACGAAACTTCATTCAGAATCTGTGCAACATCTGTGGTTTGGATGAAATAAATGAACTGTCTCAAGAG GAAACTAGCAGCTTGCCAGAGGGTGCTAGTGTTCCAGCCCTTGGCTTGTCAAATAAAGCAATATTTGATGTAGGTTATACCGCAGCGGAGGATAACAGACTGATTCCAGCACAGCAAAATGAGCAGTATCCTGATGTCTACTTTTCCCCTGTTGCACTAAAAA CTCCTCCAAGTGAAGAACACTTACTACAAAACACACTCTGGCCAGAAATCCACAAACTCTATGGGCATGGTTATGAGGTGTTTGCAATGGCATCAAATCCTGCAGGAACCTTGCTGGCTTCATCCTGTAAG GCAGCCAAAGCAGAACATGCAAAAATCCTGTTGTGGGATACTAGCATGTGGCGCACAGTTGGTTGTCTAGAGGGCAGCACTCTAACAGTCACACAAATGGCATTTTCCCCATCAGGACAGTTTTTGCTGGCCGTATCTCGTGATAGGACGTGGTCACTCTATAAATGTGCAG ATAGCGCATTTTCTCGGATCAGTTTTGTCGACAAACGAACAACACTGCACTCACGCATTATCTGGAGCTGTGCATGGAGTTTTGATGAGCATTACTTCTTCACTGCGTCAAGAGATAAAAAG GTTCTAGTCTGGTGTTTGAAGGATGTCTGTGAAAGACAGCCACCTAAGCCTGCTGACTCAATTGAAATGAACGATTCAGTAACAGCCATTGATGTGGCAAAGGTTATGCTCTGTGGTGACAG GTACCTTATAGCAACAGGACTGGACCAAGGTACTATTAGCCTTCACACATGGACAGATTCCAGTTCATGGACATTCATTTTGGCATTGGAAACAAG tcaaGGCCATCAGCTTTCTGTAAAACGACTAAAGTTTAGGCCTGTACTTGGCTTAGCTGGAGAACAGCAGACTACTAAGGATGCCAAAAGCTGGCTACAGCTGGCCAGCTGTGGTGCTGATCACTGCTTGAAGATTCACAACATTTATCTGGCTGATTTGTAG